The segment AGACGACACCGGAATGATTCGCACGCTGGCTGATCCCGTTCCGATGCAAGAACGCTTCGACGTGCTGCGAAATGTGGTCGACGTGCAACAGGAAGACTATTTTCTTCGAACCAGTTTGAATCGTGACCAGCTTGGATTTGCGCATCTGAAACACCAACAGTATCGCGACGGCGTTCCAATCGAAGGTGCGACTTATACGGTTCACATCAAAGATAAAACCGTGGTCAGCGTCAGCGGCGCGTTTCTGGATTTCGACCAAGTTGATGACACCAATTCGCTGGGAGAAGGCAAGGCGCTTTCGGCGGCTCTGGATTTCGTCGACGCGGACATCTACATGTGGGAGTCTCTTCAACACGAGACAGATTCCAGCGAACAGTCCTGCGACGGCGACGGTGAATGCAATTGCGACGCCTGCGTTGCCAGTCGGGAAAGCGTTCATGCGTTCCACAGTGCTCACGACCATGAGATCTATTCGGACCAACCTCCTGAAGGCGAGCTGATCTATTTGCCAACCGCTGACGGAAATCTTGAGCTGACGTGGATGTTCGACGTCTATGCGACGGCTCCTTTGTCACGGCAGCACATTTTCGTCGATGCCGGTTCGGGTGAGATTCTGGAAACACACAACCAGATCCATCACGCTGATGTCGCGGCCGACGGAACGAGTCTCTACGACGGCACGGTGGACTTCCTCGCTGAAGAATCGGGAACCGAATATCGACTGCGTCAGGAAACAAACGGAGTCGAAACTTACGACCTGAACAACGGGACGAGCTACACCGCCGCTTCGGACATCAACAGCTCGACCACCAGTTTTACGTCCACCGATGTTCGCACTGGAGTTCAAGCGCATTTTGGCGCCGAGAAAACGCTGCAATATTTTCAGGATGAACACGGCCGTGACTCCTACGACGGAAACGGTGCGACACTGCGATCGTATGTCAGTTACAGCACGGACTATGTCAATGCTTTCTGGGACGGATCACGGATGACCTATGGGGACGGCGATGGAGTAAATTATGGGCCGCTGGTGTCACTGGACATCGTCGGACATGAAGTCGCTCACGGCGTAACCGGCAACTCTGCGGGGCTGATCTACCAGAACGAATCCGGTGCACTGAACGAATCGTTTTCGGACATCTTCGGCGAAGCGATTGAAAACTTTGCGCTCGGCAGTAACGACTGGTTGATGGGCGACGACATTGGCATTGGCGGCAGCGGCGCGTTGAGAAACATGGCCAACCCCAACCAGTACGGTGATCCGGATACGTATCTCGGAAATTCCTGGTACACGGGAACCGGGGACAACGGTGGTGTTCACATCAACTCGGGCGTTCAGAACAAGTGGTTCTACATTTTGACCGTGGGTGAAAACGGTACCAATGACAACGGAGACGCTTACGACGTCACGGGAATCGGAATTGAAGAAGCTGGCGAGATCGCCTATCGAAATCTCTCGGTCTATCTGAATCAGAATTCGACTTATGCCGAAGCTCGTGAAGGAGCCCTGCAGGCCGCGGCCGATCTGTTTGGCTTCGGCTCGACGCAGTACGTCGCGACCGCCGATGCGTGGGATGCTGTTGGAGTTTACGCTCCCGCGCCGCCGCAGTTCAGCTTCGCATCAGCCAAATCACTTGGTTCCGGAATCTACCAGGGCTCGCTCTCTGGATCGCTCAGTGACGGGGAGTTTACCACGATTGATGTTGATCTCGATGCCGACCAGAAAATTTCAGTCCAGGTGTTGGGCACCAGTGGACTGACTCCAACCGTTGAGCTTCGCGACCCTTCGGGCAGCCTCGTCGGCACGGACTCGGGCACTTCAGCACTGTTGCAAAACGTAATCGTCGATTCGGCGGGAACCTGGCAGGTGACGATTATCGCCAATGGTGCTGGTGACTTTGATGCTACGGCAATTCTGAACTCCGGAGTTGAAACCGAATCGCATACCGGCGTCAGCAACAACACGCTTGCATCAGCCGAATCTTTGGATTCGAACGACGTTGCCTTCGGACCCGAATCATCGGTCGACCGCCTGGCGGTGTCGGCGGTTCTGGAAGGGCAAACTCCGGTGTTTGCCGATGGATTCGAATCGGGTTCGCTGGGTTCCAACTGGGCTACGAATTCGACGTCTGGTTTGGGACGAGTCCAGGTGGTGAATTCTGTTGATGCGGCCGATGGCGAGTTCACGCTGTTGATGGATGTTGACGCGAACGATCTTTACAACCTCAATGAAGCCGTTCTGACGGTCGACCTGGATCCGGCAGTCAATTCCGTCCTCACATTCGCTCACGCTGAGTGGTCGGACGAAACGGACGCCTTGCCAGATCAGTTCTCTGGCAGCTCCGATGGCGATGGAGTTGCGATCAGCGCCGATGGTGTCAACTGGCACACGATCCTGACCAACACCGACAATGCAAACGACGGTCAATACACGGCTGTTTCGTTCGATTTGCAGACGCTGGCCGCCGATGCGGGCATTGCATTGGGGAATGATTTCAAGATCAAGTTCCAACAGTATGACAACTGGTCCAACCCTTCCGACGGTCGAGCCTACGACTCAATTACGATCCGGCCAGAAGGCTCTTCGGAGGACTGGTTCAAATTTGAATTGGAAGCAAACGAGGTCGCGAACATCACGGCGAACCCGGTGCTTGGAATCGGAGACGTTTCGGTTGGCCTTTATAATGCGGCTGGAGAATTACTGCAGTCAGGAGTCACCTCGAACAACTTCCGCAGCGTCATTTCAGACTTTTCTGATGGGACCGGCGGCACGTTTTACGTCCGAGTCGATGGTTCGTCCGGCATCAATTACAACTTGCTGGTCACGCGAGGCACTGCCTTGGACGTTGAGCCAAACGACGTCGGAAATCCAATCTCGGTCGACAATCACAACAGCGTTCTTGGATTTGTTTCCGACATCACGTCTCTAGCCGCAGATCCGGATTCGGCCACTATCGGTGAGCAGATTGACAACTTCTTCGCCGGCGTAACCTTGTCGAATCCGGTCACCGGCGGAGGAATCTATTCACCGTCAGCGACCGCATTCTCGGCTCCAACGGGGCAGAGGGTGTTTGGAGCTTCCGAAACAGGAGCCAACGGATTCCGCGAGTTCGACGACGAGCTTCGAGCTGATTTCAACTACTTGCAATCGACAGTTTCGATCGATGTTGGATCGGACGATGCTTCAGACATCGCATTCCTGAGAGCATTTGATTCGTCTGGCAATCTTCTGGAAGAAGTCGTTAGCGGTGCGGTCGCGTCGGGAGATTTTGAAACGCTTACGATCTCAAGAGGGACTTCCGAGATCGCCTACGTCGTTGCTGCGGGAGTCGGAGGAGATATCACGCCTCTCGACAACCTGACATTTTCCACCGCGGCGCCGGATACCGATTACTATTCCGTTGACCTGTTGGCCGGAGAGATTCTCTCGATCGACGCTTACTTGCCCGGAGCCGGTCCGTACCTGTTTGACAATGGACTCGATCAGGCATCGAGCCAATTGCGAGTCGAGCTGATCGATCCTAACGGCACCTCGATCACAACCGTCTCGGATCAACTTGAACATACGGCTGAGATTTCTGGAACATTCCTGATCCATGTCTTCGCCAACAGCAGCGAAGGCGAGTACCTTCTGTCCGTCGACGTCGCAAAGCAAATCTCGGTCACGGACCTGGTCATCGGAGACGGAACCGACAGCCGCTCGGTCATCGATCAGTTGACGCTGAGCTTCGACGGCGTGGTCGACCTGCAGACAGACGCGCTGACGCTAACGCATCGCGATACTCTTCAGACGGTGGACCTGGACTGGACGATCGACAACTCCTCTGGCGTTTCCAACGTCACGGTAACATTTTCCGGTGCCCTGGTCGAAACTGGCGGATCGCTTGTTGACGGAAACTACGAACTGACGGTCAACGGTTCGTTGCTCGGGGGCTCCGTGCCGGGCAGCGACTACACGTTTGGCGACCAGGAATCCGACAACTTTTATCGCTTTTACGGCGATGCCGATGGCAACCGCAACGTCAACGTATTTGATCTACTTGGCTTCCGTCAAACGTATCAACTTTCAGATGGCAGCCTTGGATTCGATGAGCGATTCGACAGCAACGGCGACGGAACGGTCAACATCTTCGACTTGCTCAAGTTCCGACAGAACTACGGCGAGTCACTGTCCTGGGTGTAGGCGTCGCTGAAACTGAACGAATTAAAAAAAGCCCGAGCGAGATCAATCGCCGGGCTAAATTGCTGGTGCGTTCTGCAGTCTATCGAGTCGCGGCTTCTGGAGCATCAAAGTCCTGAAAGTCGCTGACCGATTCGTCGAAAAGTTCGTCGTCGAAGTCCGCATCACCGGAATCGGCTTGCTCGGCCGCATCGAGTCGGTCTGAATCAACCGCGTAGACCTTACCCTGATAGCTAAGCATCTCTTCGATCCGGGAAAGCTTGCTCTTGAAGAACGGGAACCATGGCGTGCGGTACAATCCGACGACACGGTGCATCTTGAAGATTGGCTTGTTCATCCGCGTCTTAAGCGACAGAGAGCCGACGCCGCAGAGAAACAGTTCCAGATAGTCGAGCGGTTCGTTCTCGGTTTTCAGTCCGATCAGTTCGAAACGTTCGCCTTTTCCGCCAAGCCGGTTCAGCGTCAGTCCGGACTCGTCGATCGTCACCTTGAGGTGCGTACGGCTCCACACGAAATTGCCGATCCAGATGACGGCGAAAACCATCGCCATCACAAACCAGGCTCCCGTATTGACCGCTGGCGTCATGCTACCCAGCAACATTCCCAGCCAGTAGAACGGCCGGATAATTCCGGTCATCTCCAGCACCACCGGGATTCCGATAAACGTTCCCAGTAAACCGAACAACATCCAGAACTTGCTCTTGGGCATATTGAACCTGAACGCCACGTACCAGACCAGCATGATGCTGAGTCCGATCCAGAACATCATGTGTGGATCCACTCCTGACCAGAATGAAACAACCCCAAGCACCGAAAACAGGACCGCAGGATAGCCTGCGAGAATGCCCGGCAAGTGATCGTAAAGCACGATCGGCTTGCGAGCCGAAACCGGGTTACCTTGAGCTTTTTTATTCATCTTTCCTTCCTTCCAATGTGTTATTTACCAGGTATTCGGCAGGGGCTGTTGCTTATTGGCAAAAATCGCCAGGCGAGAAAAAGCACGCATTTTCGTGGTATGATGTCGGACTTGAAAAAAACGGCTTCACCGAAGGCTTTTACGGCCGCGGATCATTTGCATATCGATTAACGAAGGACCTCCTGATGCAAGGAAAAAACACTCCCTGGAATTTTGTAAAAGGGCTCACAGTTGCGGCATTGGTTGCCGTTTCTTTTTCCGGATGCGACAGCAACCCCAAAGCCGCTGGCGATGGTGACGAAAACAGCACCGGCGGTCGGCAATTCATTACGCTTGGCACCGCTCCATCGGGAGGCGCCTTTGCTCCGGTCGGCAATGCCATCGCCGGAGTTGTCGATGCGAACAAGGGAGACCGCGACTGGGTGGTCACGCCGAAGAAAACGAAGGGCACTCAGGAAAACATCCGCAAACTTCAGGACGGCGACATCCAGTTTGGCATGGCCAACGCAGCGATCTCCTATTTCGCCGTCAAGGGCGAAGGAGCCTGGGAGACGCCACACGAAATCCGAACCGTCGCAACGATCGCTCCGAATGTGGGTGTGTTTGTGACTACTGAAGCCACCGGAATCAAGACGATCGCCGACCTGAAAGGGAAACGCGTTGTGCTTGGTCCTGCTGGAGCCGGATTTGACTATTTCCTCAAACCGCTTTTCGAAGCCCACGGTTTGACCTACGAAGACATGACCGTGCTCCCAGGCAACTACCTGGAAGCGGGCGACATGATCGCTGACAAGAAAGCGGATGCTGCGTTTATGGGTGGAGCCATTCCAATTCCCGCAGTGACGCAGCTTTGCTCGACTCAGGACATCGTGTTTGTGAAACTCGATGACGACGCACCGGAAAAACTGAAGGCTTACCCCTTCTACGCGGCGGTTCCGGTCAAAGCCGATGCCTATTCCGACCTGAACGAAGACTTTATCGGACTCAATGTTGGCAACATGCAGTTGGTCACACACGCAAACGTTGACGAAGATCTCGTGTATGACTTTACGAAACTGATGTACGAAAACCGTGCCAAGGTCGCGGAGAAGCATCCTGCTGCCAAAGCGATCAACGAAAAGAACGCGGCACGAAATACGGGAACTCCATTCCATCCTGGTGCCATCAAGTTTTACAAAGAGATCGGCATTTGGCCTGCAGAGTAGTCACGGAGCGTTTTGAACCTGCACCCGGTTGGCGATGGTCAAGCATTCCTGCGAAACCCTTGTATCCGGTGCGGGTTCAGACTCAGTTGAGCTCAACGTTGAACATCGACTTCGACTAGGGCGCCCGCAAACGAACCGACCGAAACCTGAAAGCCTGACCCTGGATGAATGACTTATTGAAACAGCCCGGACGGGTCCTGTTCGGCGCCTGTGCAATCGCTCTGTGCATTTTCGTTCTGGTTGGCGTCAACACGACGCTATTTGAGCAACACGCCAGCCTTGCAGTGTTCGGAATGCTGGGCCTGGTGCTGGTTTTTCTGTCCCGTCCCGCCATCAAACGTTTCGACGGCACTTTGCCATTGAAGATCGTGGACGGGTTGCTGATCGTGGCGACGATCGTTGTGTTTGGCTATGTATTTTCGCAAACCAGCAAATGGTGCGAGCCGTTCTGGATCGACGGCGTTCAACTGGGTGACCGCGCGGGCAACGAGAAATCGATTGACTTTGTGTTTGCCGGCATTGGGATGCTGTTGGTCCTCGAGGCCACTCGGCGCATCATCGGCTGGACGTTGCCAATCCTGTGCGGTGTCTTTATCACGTACGCGATTTACGGCCAAAGCATGCCGGACTGGTTGTTTCCCCATGTCGGATCCTCGTGGGCTGAAATTTCACAGGCTTCGTTCCTGCAGTCCGGCGGAGTGTTTGGAATTGCTCTGAGGGTCATGTTTTTGTACGTGTTTCTGTTCGTACTGTTTGGCACGTTGCTGGAGCAAACCGGTGCGACGGGCTATGTCATTCGATTCGCGCGCCGGCTGTTTAAGAACAGCTCCGGCAGTCCCGCCAAGGTTGCCGTTGTGAGCAGCGGATTGATGGGTTCGCTTTCTGGCAGCGCGGTAGCCAACACGGCGACGACGGGGACGTTCACAATTCCTTTGATGAAGAGTTCCGGATTCGATTCCAATACGGCAGGTGGAATCGAAGCCGCGGCCAGTTCCGGTGGTGCTCTGATGCCGCCGATCATGGGTGCGGGAGCTTACATGATGTTGGAAACGGTGACGCCGGCGGTCCAGTTGTTCGACATTCTGAAAGCGGCTCTGATCCCGGCGATTCTGTATTACACGGCGTTGCTGTTGACGGTTCATTTTCACGCCAAGCGAATCAACGCGACGGCGGATCCGGAGCTGTCGGACGCCAAGGAAGGCAAATCCTCAGAGACCTATTCGAATTATCAGGGCTTCGTGTTCTTCGGCGCGTTCATCATCCTGATCGTGATGTTGCTGTGGGGCAAAACGACAGTCTTTAAAGCCGTGAGCGTCAGCCTGGTTTCGATAATCTTTTTGAGTTTGCCACACAAGTCGACCCGCCTGGATTTTGGAAAGCTCGGCCGCGCCCTGATCGATGCGGGCAAGGGCGGTATGACGCTGATCGTTGCGGCGTCTTGCGTCGGGATCATTCTGGGCGTCGTTGAATTGACGGGGCTTGGGGCGAGGCTGCCGGCAACGATTCAGGGTCTGGCCAATGACAGCGAAATTCTGGCGTTACTGTTGCTGATGGTTTCCACAATCATTCTGGGCATGGGTCTACCGTCAGCGGTTTGCTATTTGCTGATGGCGTTGCTGGTGGGAGAAGTTCTGACGACGCTCAACACGCCTCCATTGGCGGCTCACCTTTTCATTTTCTACTTTGGCATGATGTCGATGGTCACGCCCCCGGTTGCGCTTGCCGCCTATGCCGCCGCGGCGATATCCAAAGGCGACGTGATGGGGACAGCGTTCGCCGCGTTTCGATTCGCTTTGGTCGGATTCGCTCTGCCGTTCGCTTTCGTGCTCAAGCCAGAACTGCTAATGCTGACGGTGGAAAACACGGCAGCGAGCCCGTTGATGGTCGCCGCGACTGTGGCAGTTACTTTGGTCGGAATTGTTGGCCTGGCCGCGTCGATCGCAGGATTTGCGATGAAGCGGATCGGATGGAGCTTTCGAGTTGTGCTGCTGGTGCTGAGCCTGGCAGTCTTCTTTACTCGCTGCGAGGGAATCCAACTGGCCATTCAACTGATTGCGGCAGCTTCAATTGTCGGGCTGATTCTGGTCAACGCAAAACTGAAGCCGCCTGTGGAAACGGCACCCGACGCCGCGGCCCGAAGCTAAAACAAGTCGCCTGTGCATTGAGCCTCAGGGCCGATGACAATATGAACGGCATCGGTGAAGCAAAGTAAACTTTGGCTTGATTGGTCTGGTCCGATTCTGCACTACCGGACGCCGATCCCAATTAACGGCCATACGCAGCCTTCCAGGAACGGACGGTGGAATAGAATTGGAATTGGGATCATTACCCATGCCCACGTCCACAGACTTCCGATCCACGGTCGGTTTAGAATTTCGATACCAAACCGGTCGAACATGTTTTCGGCAACCATGCCGATACCGTGCAACAGGAAGTACAACAGCGGCAATCCGAAACCAGCCTGAACAGGGACGCTGATTGCCAGTTCGTGCAACAGCCCAGAAAACAGGAACGCTGACGCTGTGGCGACGTGGACCCCAATTTCTGAATTGCGCAGCCGCGCTTTGATCGGCCGAAACACCGAAACAGCCGTCATCTCTGAAAATGCCAGGTTCCAACGCTTCCCCCAAAATTCTGTCAGACTTGTCGACAGCAACGGTGCGCGAAAAAGAGGCGTGCAGTTAATTGAAAACCTGCGCCAAAAACCAACCAACAGATTGAACAATCCAAAGTGCATCAGCAGGCTGAGCCCGGGCATCAGGAAGGCCGTGGCGACCCAAAGCCTCCAAAACGGCACCACAGAGGAATCCTTTCCGATCCATTCAAAGACCAGAAAGATCGCTATTGCGATTAAGGCCACGCCTAAGCCAATTCGATTCACCCCCCGAAGAACGTAAGTTCCCCAATCGGTTCGCGGCTGGTTTGAAAACTTCATAAACAGCTTGGGCCGCATGCCGAACCAAAGTAAAACAAAGGCCAGCCAGTTTCCCAACGGCAGCGAAGGTTTTCTATTCAGGCTTTCAACTCCGACAACTGCCTTCATCGCCCACAGCAGCGCCACGATGATTAGCACCATCCGCAGTCCAGCTGGCTCGTCGATGAGAAGTCTTTCGACGCTTGCGACCGAAGCGATCGTCAGCAGCCAGGCCAACATTCGAGCCATTCGCAAACTTCTGATCCCAACAATCGCGTAACCCACAAATGGGATCACGCCGATCAACAACATGACGCCAACAATCAAGCCAGGATTATGAAAGTGATAGCCAGATGCGTGGCTCAGCAGTAAAGCGCACAAGTTCACGCCCCCGCTTGATTCAGCAAAAATGCCCAACCATAGATTGCTGTCAGGGCAACGAACAAAGCCACCAACGCCCACTCAGCCACATCGTACTGAATGCCTTTTGGTGCGTCACTGCGATCAAAGTAGAAAAACTGAATCGCAACGCGTGCAGCCCAATAGAGAGTAATGTAGATCGTGACGGCCGAAGCCAAAAACGATCCGTCCATCAGGCTCGCTGGCGAAAGCATTGAGATCAATGCAAAGGAGAGATTGGTCGCCCAAATGTATCCGGCGTAAGTCCAGAACACTTGACGAGTCAGAGGCCGCAACTTCGCGGTGTCGTCAGACCAATTGAGGACGCGAGGAATCGCGAGACTGCCAATCACCAAAACCAGTTGCAACGCCCCAGCGATAAAGATAATTCGATTCACGGCTGGAATCCTTGTCGTGCGAAGGCTGAGTTCGGTGATCTAACCGTGGAACTTTGCAACGGCTAACCTCAAGTCACTCGCAACGCGGGAACTCTTTCGCGTTTCGATTGCAGGCCAGGCTCGCTCAACCACTTCTCCATCCATTTTCATTCGCTCGGCAGCATTCCATGTTCG is part of the Mariniblastus fucicola genome and harbors:
- a CDS encoding M4 family metallopeptidase, with protein sequence MTNRRQSDSVRKNRTSFSFSYEALEPRKLLAADLIASEFQFSDDTGMIRTLADPVPMQERFDVLRNVVDVQQEDYFLRTSLNRDQLGFAHLKHQQYRDGVPIEGATYTVHIKDKTVVSVSGAFLDFDQVDDTNSLGEGKALSAALDFVDADIYMWESLQHETDSSEQSCDGDGECNCDACVASRESVHAFHSAHDHEIYSDQPPEGELIYLPTADGNLELTWMFDVYATAPLSRQHIFVDAGSGEILETHNQIHHADVAADGTSLYDGTVDFLAEESGTEYRLRQETNGVETYDLNNGTSYTAASDINSSTTSFTSTDVRTGVQAHFGAEKTLQYFQDEHGRDSYDGNGATLRSYVSYSTDYVNAFWDGSRMTYGDGDGVNYGPLVSLDIVGHEVAHGVTGNSAGLIYQNESGALNESFSDIFGEAIENFALGSNDWLMGDDIGIGGSGALRNMANPNQYGDPDTYLGNSWYTGTGDNGGVHINSGVQNKWFYILTVGENGTNDNGDAYDVTGIGIEEAGEIAYRNLSVYLNQNSTYAEAREGALQAAADLFGFGSTQYVATADAWDAVGVYAPAPPQFSFASAKSLGSGIYQGSLSGSLSDGEFTTIDVDLDADQKISVQVLGTSGLTPTVELRDPSGSLVGTDSGTSALLQNVIVDSAGTWQVTIIANGAGDFDATAILNSGVETESHTGVSNNTLASAESLDSNDVAFGPESSVDRLAVSAVLEGQTPVFADGFESGSLGSNWATNSTSGLGRVQVVNSVDAADGEFTLLMDVDANDLYNLNEAVLTVDLDPAVNSVLTFAHAEWSDETDALPDQFSGSSDGDGVAISADGVNWHTILTNTDNANDGQYTAVSFDLQTLAADAGIALGNDFKIKFQQYDNWSNPSDGRAYDSITIRPEGSSEDWFKFELEANEVANITANPVLGIGDVSVGLYNAAGELLQSGVTSNNFRSVISDFSDGTGGTFYVRVDGSSGINYNLLVTRGTALDVEPNDVGNPISVDNHNSVLGFVSDITSLAADPDSATIGEQIDNFFAGVTLSNPVTGGGIYSPSATAFSAPTGQRVFGASETGANGFREFDDELRADFNYLQSTVSIDVGSDDASDIAFLRAFDSSGNLLEEVVSGAVASGDFETLTISRGTSEIAYVVAAGVGGDITPLDNLTFSTAAPDTDYYSVDLLAGEILSIDAYLPGAGPYLFDNGLDQASSQLRVELIDPNGTSITTVSDQLEHTAEISGTFLIHVFANSSEGEYLLSVDVAKQISVTDLVIGDGTDSRSVIDQLTLSFDGVVDLQTDALTLTHRDTLQTVDLDWTIDNSSGVSNVTVTFSGALVETGGSLVDGNYELTVNGSLLGGSVPGSDYTFGDQESDNFYRFYGDADGNRNVNVFDLLGFRQTYQLSDGSLGFDERFDSNGDGTVNIFDLLKFRQNYGESLSWV
- a CDS encoding TAXI family TRAP transporter solute-binding subunit, which translates into the protein MQGKNTPWNFVKGLTVAALVAVSFSGCDSNPKAAGDGDENSTGGRQFITLGTAPSGGAFAPVGNAIAGVVDANKGDRDWVVTPKKTKGTQENIRKLQDGDIQFGMANAAISYFAVKGEGAWETPHEIRTVATIAPNVGVFVTTEATGIKTIADLKGKRVVLGPAGAGFDYFLKPLFEAHGLTYEDMTVLPGNYLEAGDMIADKKADAAFMGGAIPIPAVTQLCSTQDIVFVKLDDDAPEKLKAYPFYAAVPVKADAYSDLNEDFIGLNVGNMQLVTHANVDEDLVYDFTKLMYENRAKVAEKHPAAKAINEKNAARNTGTPFHPGAIKFYKEIGIWPAE
- a CDS encoding TRAP transporter permease yields the protein MNDLLKQPGRVLFGACAIALCIFVLVGVNTTLFEQHASLAVFGMLGLVLVFLSRPAIKRFDGTLPLKIVDGLLIVATIVVFGYVFSQTSKWCEPFWIDGVQLGDRAGNEKSIDFVFAGIGMLLVLEATRRIIGWTLPILCGVFITYAIYGQSMPDWLFPHVGSSWAEISQASFLQSGGVFGIALRVMFLYVFLFVLFGTLLEQTGATGYVIRFARRLFKNSSGSPAKVAVVSSGLMGSLSGSAVANTATTGTFTIPLMKSSGFDSNTAGGIEAAASSGGALMPPIMGAGAYMMLETVTPAVQLFDILKAALIPAILYYTALLLTVHFHAKRINATADPELSDAKEGKSSETYSNYQGFVFFGAFIILIVMLLWGKTTVFKAVSVSLVSIIFLSLPHKSTRLDFGKLGRALIDAGKGGMTLIVAASCVGIILGVVELTGLGARLPATIQGLANDSEILALLLLMVSTIILGMGLPSAVCYLLMALLVGEVLTTLNTPPLAAHLFIFYFGMMSMVTPPVALAAYAAAAISKGDVMGTAFAAFRFALVGFALPFAFVLKPELLMLTVENTAASPLMVAATVAVTLVGIVGLAASIAGFAMKRIGWSFRVVLLVLSLAVFFTRCEGIQLAIQLIAAASIVGLILVNAKLKPPVETAPDAAARS
- a CDS encoding wax synthase family protein; amino-acid sequence: MNLCALLLSHASGYHFHNPGLIVGVMLLIGVIPFVGYAIVGIRSLRMARMLAWLLTIASVASVERLLIDEPAGLRMVLIIVALLWAMKAVVGVESLNRKPSLPLGNWLAFVLLWFGMRPKLFMKFSNQPRTDWGTYVLRGVNRIGLGVALIAIAIFLVFEWIGKDSSVVPFWRLWVATAFLMPGLSLLMHFGLFNLLVGFWRRFSINCTPLFRAPLLSTSLTEFWGKRWNLAFSEMTAVSVFRPIKARLRNSEIGVHVATASAFLFSGLLHELAISVPVQAGFGLPLLYFLLHGIGMVAENMFDRFGIEILNRPWIGSLWTWAWVMIPIPILFHRPFLEGCVWPLIGIGVR